In Rhodothermales bacterium, one genomic interval encodes:
- a CDS encoding patatin-like phospholipase family protein gives MKRWLTLAAALATVLVASHGLRVAAAQPGPFVPRGQMKVGLALSGGGAKGLAHIGVLKVLEEAGVHVEVVTGTSMGSIVGALYAIGYSPSDLDTLAVSQAWSQLFNERPPRNAIPFERRNEQDRYLLSLPLRGARVGLPAGLISGHQVVMMLTRLTHNMHDQSDFTRFPIPFACVATDLESGMAHRFSSGYLPEALRASMSVPSVLLPARVGDRYYVDGDASRNLPVEDAIDLGATFVIGVDVGRGLLPANSLASLVEIMDQVASFPEQASTDRQRAMADLLIDPDLTGLTVLSFGDAREIIRRGEVAARAMLPQLLTLAASQQGEVPPRPAVQLPDSLFIEAVQVEGLVQPYLRQLELSLGIKAPEWIRYADLELALNRTFYADIFENVLYRLLPGSEPNTHIISISTRVQPHERLRLGVRYDSEYKASLLLSAVSRGRIGGPGTEIQGDLRFGETHQGTAHYRIPLATRPRAEMRLWGRITREPLDLFVSGVRLSSIKVRVAESSADFSGTLFTNSLGSIGARWELYDYGQDVGAGDFLEDHGGLLLGNAHYFLDSFDRTAFPTSGVLIHARAELAPRGVARQSFTHYVFDGQFRQSIAPRLTFLSRLTFGHVKGRRIPLHYRFYAGGANIFRNLDTRQFPLLGYDLHELSGNSLHAFSVGTQLQVVRNWFLTAEWNGARLAEDWRWKVAATDFRFGYGLTLGLISPIGPVELALMGQTIGGPYTTQLNIGYVF, from the coding sequence GTGAAGCGTTGGCTTACGCTGGCGGCGGCGCTGGCGACCGTTCTTGTCGCCAGCCACGGGCTCCGCGTCGCGGCCGCACAGCCAGGGCCGTTTGTGCCCCGCGGGCAGATGAAAGTAGGCCTCGCCCTTAGCGGAGGCGGCGCCAAAGGCCTGGCGCATATCGGAGTCCTCAAGGTGCTCGAAGAGGCCGGTGTACACGTAGAGGTCGTCACAGGCACCAGCATGGGTTCGATCGTGGGCGCCCTGTACGCCATCGGCTACTCACCCTCCGATCTGGATACCCTCGCCGTGTCGCAGGCGTGGTCTCAGCTCTTTAACGAGCGGCCGCCCCGTAATGCCATTCCCTTCGAGCGCCGCAACGAGCAGGATCGGTATCTCCTCTCGCTGCCGCTGCGCGGCGCGCGGGTGGGGCTGCCCGCCGGCCTGATCAGCGGACACCAGGTGGTGATGATGCTCACGCGCCTGACTCATAACATGCACGATCAGTCGGATTTTACCCGCTTCCCGATTCCGTTTGCGTGCGTGGCGACGGACCTCGAGTCGGGCATGGCCCACCGATTCTCCAGCGGCTACCTTCCGGAAGCGCTACGCGCCAGCATGTCGGTGCCGAGTGTGCTCCTGCCGGCGCGGGTCGGCGATCGCTATTATGTCGACGGAGACGCCTCTCGCAATCTCCCTGTCGAGGACGCGATCGACCTCGGCGCGACGTTTGTCATCGGGGTGGATGTCGGTCGCGGGCTCCTGCCGGCCAACAGCCTCGCCTCCCTCGTCGAGATCATGGACCAGGTGGCCAGCTTCCCCGAGCAGGCGTCGACCGATCGTCAACGCGCCATGGCCGATCTGCTCATCGATCCCGACCTGACCGGGCTGACAGTCCTCAGCTTCGGCGACGCCCGCGAAATCATCCGGCGGGGCGAGGTGGCTGCGCGCGCGATGTTGCCCCAACTCCTCACCCTCGCCGCCTCGCAACAGGGCGAGGTGCCGCCCCGGCCGGCGGTCCAGCTCCCGGATTCGCTCTTCATCGAGGCCGTTCAGGTGGAGGGCCTTGTACAACCGTATCTGCGCCAGCTCGAACTCAGCCTCGGCATCAAGGCGCCGGAATGGATCCGGTATGCGGATCTGGAACTGGCGCTAAACCGCACATTTTACGCGGACATCTTCGAAAACGTCCTGTACCGCCTCCTCCCGGGCAGCGAGCCGAACACCCACATTATCTCGATCAGCACCCGCGTCCAGCCACACGAGCGCCTGCGCCTGGGTGTTCGGTACGACTCTGAATACAAAGCCTCGCTCCTCCTCAGCGCTGTCTCCCGAGGTCGCATCGGCGGCCCGGGTACGGAAATCCAGGGGGATCTCCGCTTCGGCGAGACGCACCAGGGAACAGCCCACTACCGCATCCCGCTCGCCACGCGGCCGCGGGCGGAGATGCGGCTCTGGGGGCGGATCACCCGTGAACCGCTCGACCTCTTTGTATCCGGCGTCCGACTTTCCTCCATCAAGGTACGTGTGGCCGAATCGTCGGCCGATTTCAGCGGCACGCTCTTCACCAACAGCCTGGGCTCGATCGGGGCCCGGTGGGAGCTGTACGATTATGGCCAGGATGTCGGCGCCGGCGATTTTCTCGAGGACCACGGCGGCCTCCTCCTCGGAAACGCCCACTATTTCCTTGATTCGTTCGACCGGACCGCCTTCCCGACCTCCGGCGTCCTGATCCACGCCCGGGCGGAACTCGCGCCCCGGGGGGTGGCGCGGCAGTCGTTCACCCACTATGTGTTCGATGGGCAATTTCGCCAGTCGATCGCACCCCGGCTGACCTTCCTGTCCCGCCTGACGTTTGGCCACGTCAAGGGCCGGCGTATCCCGCTGCACTACCGGTTTTATGCCGGCGGCGCCAACATCTTCCGCAATCTGGACACCCGTCAGTTCCCGCTCCTCGGCTACGACCTGCATGAACTATCCGGCAATAGCCTCCACGCCTTCTCCGTTGGAACTCAACTTCAGGTGGTCAGGAACTGGTTTCTTACGGCCGAATGGAATGGCGCCCGCCTCGCCGAGGACTGGCGCTGGAAGGTGGCCGCCACGGATTTTCGTTTCGGCTACGGCCTCACCCTGGGCCTGATCTCACCCATCGGACCCGTCGAACTCGCCCTCATGGGCCAGACGATCGGAGGCCCGTATACGACGCAGCTGAACATTGGCTATGTGTTCTGA
- a CDS encoding Gfo/Idh/MocA family oxidoreductase codes for MKTLLLVLSLILAPALVAQPASVRVGIIGLDTSHSVAFTKVLNDSAAAEDVAGFRVVAAYPKGSPDIESSVRRVPEYTAAMREMGVEIVDSIEALLEQVDVVLLETNDGRPHYEQALPVIRAGKPLFIDKPIAGTLADAIKIFEAAKAHGVPVFSSSSLRYTANAQAVRAGAVGMVLGAEAYSPATLEPTHPDLFWYGIHGVELLFTAMGTGCQTVQRITTADTDLVVGVWEDGRIGTFRGLRAGKTGYGGVAFGETGIHELGPYDGYRPLVVEIVRFFRTGVPPVSAEESLEIYAFMEAADESKRDGGAPVSMVDVLTRARSEAATH; via the coding sequence GTGAAAACCCTCCTCCTCGTCCTCAGCCTCATTCTTGCGCCGGCGCTGGTCGCCCAGCCGGCCAGCGTCCGTGTGGGGATAATCGGGCTCGATACGTCCCACAGCGTGGCCTTCACGAAGGTGCTGAACGATTCCGCGGCGGCGGAGGACGTCGCCGGCTTCCGGGTCGTGGCGGCCTACCCGAAAGGCAGCCCGGATATCGAGTCGAGCGTGCGCCGGGTGCCGGAGTACACGGCGGCGATGCGGGAGATGGGGGTGGAGATCGTGGACTCGATCGAAGCGCTGCTGGAACAGGTGGATGTGGTTCTGCTGGAGACCAACGACGGCCGGCCCCATTACGAGCAGGCGCTGCCGGTGATCCGGGCCGGCAAGCCTCTGTTTATCGACAAGCCGATCGCCGGCACCCTCGCGGACGCAATCAAGATCTTCGAGGCGGCAAAAGCCCACGGCGTGCCGGTTTTCTCGTCGTCCTCTCTTCGGTACACGGCCAACGCCCAGGCGGTGCGCGCCGGCGCGGTGGGGATGGTGCTCGGCGCCGAGGCCTATAGCCCGGCGACGCTCGAACCCACCCACCCCGACCTGTTCTGGTACGGCATCCACGGGGTCGAACTCCTCTTTACGGCCATGGGCACGGGCTGCCAGACGGTCCAGCGCATCACCACGGCGGACACCGACCTGGTCGTGGGGGTGTGGGAGGATGGTCGGATCGGCACGTTCCGCGGCCTCCGCGCCGGAAAAACAGGGTATGGCGGCGTCGCCTTCGGCGAAACCGGCATCCACGAACTCGGGCCGTACGACGGCTACCGCCCGCTCGTCGTGGAAATCGTCCGCTTCTTCCGCACGGGCGTTCCGCCCGTCTCCGCCGAAGAATCACTGGAAATCTACGCCTTCATGGAAGCCGCCGACGAAAGCAAACGCGACGGCGGCGCCCCGGTCTCCATGGTGGATGTGCTCACCCGCGCCCGCTCCGAAGCCGCGACCCATTGA